The following proteins come from a genomic window of Streptomyces liliiviolaceus:
- a CDS encoding thiolase family protein: MTSQPRGAIRGRSAIVAAGNTEQGTVPGISADEIAVEALRRTLAEHGIAKSEVDGLITCKSYGGFGIDTEIGRLAGLNPDYSATLDYGTCNFSLHLACAVIDAGLATTVAIVYGTNQRSAGNRFGHPLGRQDEASVYGFLNVAGPAGMAFRRHQHLYGTTEEDLGRIAVSQRRYARDNPLAVFREPLTLDDYLAQPYLVEPLRRSDLCMISDGGACLIVTRADRADDFTDKPVHVMGIAQQSGLRDRQNADQWMRPWIERVAERIYPAAGIDREDVDALYIQDPTSVWVLQMLEMYGFVPPGGVGEAFRDGAVGFGGKLPLNTNGGQLSEAYMWGFLHLCEAVRQLRGEAGGRQLDGPRTAQYCSTFGFMKAASTILSVDRS; encoded by the coding sequence CCGTCGAAGCCCTGCGCCGCACCCTCGCCGAACACGGCATCGCCAAGTCCGAGGTCGACGGACTGATCACCTGCAAGTCCTACGGCGGCTTCGGCATCGACACCGAGATCGGCCGCCTGGCCGGCCTCAACCCCGACTACAGCGCCACCCTCGACTACGGCACCTGCAACTTCTCCCTCCACCTGGCCTGCGCCGTGATCGACGCGGGACTCGCGACGACCGTCGCGATCGTCTACGGAACCAACCAGCGCAGCGCCGGCAACCGGTTCGGCCACCCGCTGGGCCGCCAGGACGAGGCCTCGGTGTACGGGTTCCTGAACGTCGCGGGACCCGCGGGCATGGCCTTCCGCAGACATCAGCACCTCTACGGCACCACGGAGGAGGACCTCGGCCGGATCGCGGTCTCGCAGCGCCGGTACGCGCGGGACAACCCGCTCGCCGTCTTCCGCGAACCACTGACCCTGGACGACTACCTGGCCCAGCCCTACCTCGTGGAACCGCTGCGCCGCTCGGACCTCTGCATGATCTCCGACGGGGGCGCCTGTCTGATCGTCACCCGCGCCGACCGCGCGGACGACTTCACCGACAAACCGGTGCACGTCATGGGCATCGCCCAGCAGAGCGGACTGCGCGACCGGCAGAACGCCGACCAATGGATGCGCCCGTGGATCGAGCGGGTCGCCGAACGCATCTACCCCGCCGCCGGGATCGACCGCGAGGACGTCGACGCGCTCTACATCCAGGACCCCACCAGCGTATGGGTGCTGCAGATGCTGGAGATGTACGGCTTCGTGCCACCCGGCGGGGTGGGCGAGGCGTTCCGGGACGGCGCTGTCGGGTTCGGCGGGAAGCTGCCGCTCAACACCAACGGCGGACAGCTGTCCGAGGCCTACATGTGGGGCTTCCTGCACCTGTGCGAGGCGGTACGGCAACTGCGCGGCGAGGCGGGCGGGCGTCAGCTGGACGGGCCGCGCACCGCGCAGTACTGCTCGACGTTCGGCTTCATGAAAGCCGCCAGCACGATCCTCAGTGTGGACAGGAGCTGA